The window TCGGGCGAAGTCCATGACTTGCGTCACTTTGGTCTCGGCCACTTCATATGTATAGACCCCACACTCGCCGACCCCATGATTGTGAACATGAAGCATGATGCGGGTCGCCGCCTCGCGGTCCTTCTGGAAAAACCGTTCCAGTATATGGACCACGAATTCCATCGGCGTGTAGTCGTCATTCAGGATGAGGACGCGGTATTGGGACGGCTTCTTCGTCTTCGGTTTGGTTCGCGTGATGACCGCC is drawn from Mesorhizobium sp. CAU 1732 and contains these coding sequences:
- the clpS gene encoding ATP-dependent Clp protease adapter ClpS, whose product is MLGFVTTMQADDDGKGTGRGTAVITRTKPKTKKPSQYRVLILNDDYTPMEFVVHILERFFQKDREAATRIMLHVHNHGVGECGVYTYEVAETKVTQVMDFARQHQHPLQCVMEKK